Below is a window of Pelagicoccus albus DNA.
CGTGTAGAAAGCAAGGTTCACCCGAAGTTGCATGAGTTGGGCTCGGATGGAAACTACTACACGCAGACTGAGATCAAGGAGATCATCGACTACGCAGCGGAGCGCGGCATACGCGTCGTGCCGGAGTTCGATATTCCAGGCCATGCTTCGAGTTGGGTAGTGGGTTATCCCGAATTGGCCAGCGGTCCGGGACCGTACTACATTGAACGTAAGTGGGGCGTGTTTGACCCAACTTTGGATCCGACCAACGAAAAGGTATACGAGTTTCTCGATACGCTTTTCGAAGAGATGACCGGAGTTTTCCCTGATCCTTACTTCCACATCGGAGGGGACGAGAACAATGGAAACCAATGGTCTGCCAACGAGCGTATCCAAAAGTTTGTTAAGGAAAATGATCTTGAGGACAACCACGGTTTGCAGGCGTACTTCAATCGTCGCCTGAACGAGATACTTTCGAAGTACAACCGTAAGCTTGTTGGTTGGGACGAAATCTTGCATCCGGACATCCCGCAGTCCGCTATTATCCAGTCCTGGCGGGGAGCGGAAGGCTTAGCAGCCGCTGCCAAAGCAGGACATAACGTGATCCTCTCTAACGGTTACTACATCGACCTTATCCATCCAGCTAAGGATCACTACCTGAACGATCCGCTGCCCGAGGGACATGGATTGAGCGAAGAAGAGCAGGCTCGTGTACTTGGAGGCGAAGCGACCATGTGGGCTGAGTGGGTTTCTCCAGAAACCATCGACTCTCGTGTTTGGCCACGAACCGCAGCCATCGCGGAGCGCCTTTGGTCAAGTGGATCGGTCAAGGATGTAGATGATATGTATCGTAGACTCGACTACATCAGCAACCGTCTAAGCGACATCGGTCTGTTGCACGACGCGAATCAAGATCTATTGGTTGATCGCTACGCAGGAGACCGAGCAAGTGCTGAAAGCAAAGAGGCGATTCACGAACTTCTGACCATGATCGAGCCCGTGAAGGGCTACGAACGCAGCAGGCAGCAGCCCCTGATGAACCAGTATATTCCTCTGACAGGTCTCGCTGATGCGGCTCGTCCAGACAGCAGATTGAGCCGTCAGTTCGACAACGCGGTTGACGCGGTAATCGCAGGGGATAAAGAGCTCTCTAGCCTTTCGCAGTTCCTTGGCACCTTTTCTGAAATTGCGTCAAAACTTGAATCTGCTGCTTCCGAGCTCGGACCACGCAGCACTGAGATCCTCGCCCTTTCCAAGCAAATCAAAGAGCTTTCAATCCTAGGCACTTCACTGGTCAGCGGAGACAAGAGCGGGCTTTCCAAATCGGAAGTAGAGACACAGTTGACTGAACTTTCTACGCCAGTTGCTGCTGTGGATATTCCTGCAGTGAAGGCCGTGGAAAAGCTCTACGCACATCTGAATAAGTAAATCGTTTCACGTTAAGCAATTCGGAAGACAGAGGGAAATGAATACACGAGGAAATGTGATTGGGAGCGTTATGGTCGCTCTAGCGGGAGTCTTTTTTATAGTGTGCGCCTTATTCACCAGCGGATGCGGTGGGTCGAGCGAGACAGTGTCGGCGAAACAGCCGGTGGACTATGTCGATCCTTTTATCGGCACAGGTGGTCATGGCCACACTTTCCCAGGGGCCACTGCTCCTTTCGGAATGGTGCAGG
It encodes the following:
- a CDS encoding family 20 glycosylhydrolase — encoded protein: MNTLFRPKNFLLSKKHSHCRSAKIFAFSISAFFMSISSLHAEYSSNLMPVPAEIKNLEGKFVLGSDFPVAVEGATSEALEKAVFRSLRRLEHRTGLVFGRAPAGGDVYVEDAAAAKLVIVAKKASPDLPVLGEDESYFLSVSESGIRIESETTTGAQRALQTVFQLLDSDQENWFFSALEINDSPRFAWRGLMLDPCRHWQPIEVIKRNLDGMALVKMNVLHLHLSDDQGFRVESKVHPKLHELGSDGNYYTQTEIKEIIDYAAERGIRVVPEFDIPGHASSWVVGYPELASGPGPYYIERKWGVFDPTLDPTNEKVYEFLDTLFEEMTGVFPDPYFHIGGDENNGNQWSANERIQKFVKENDLEDNHGLQAYFNRRLNEILSKYNRKLVGWDEILHPDIPQSAIIQSWRGAEGLAAAAKAGHNVILSNGYYIDLIHPAKDHYLNDPLPEGHGLSEEEQARVLGGEATMWAEWVSPETIDSRVWPRTAAIAERLWSSGSVKDVDDMYRRLDYISNRLSDIGLLHDANQDLLVDRYAGDRASAESKEAIHELLTMIEPVKGYERSRQQPLMNQYIPLTGLADAARPDSRLSRQFDNAVDAVIAGDKELSSLSQFLGTFSEIASKLESAASELGPRSTEILALSKQIKELSILGTSLVSGDKSGLSKSEVETQLTELSTPVAAVDIPAVKAVEKLYAHLNK